The Corvus moneduloides isolate bCorMon1 chromosome 1, bCorMon1.pri, whole genome shotgun sequence nucleotide sequence TTGAGGATGGAGGGGGATGttaaaaaagcagtctttgaTATCTATGACTGCAAGTCTCCCTTTGCATGGCAGCATGGAGAGTGAGGGCAGGCCGGGCTGCAGGGGACCTAGGTCTTCGATGACCTCGTTTATCTTGTGAAGGTCGTGGAGAAGTCTCCACCTGTCTTTGCCAAGTTTCTTAATAACAAAGACAGGAGAGTTCCAAGGGCTGTTGATGGGTATTATATGACCCTTGGAAAGCTGCTCTTCCATGAGGAACTCTAAAGCGTGCAGCTTTTCAGCTGAAAGGGACCACTTGTCTGTCCACACTGGACTATCGGTCTTCAATGTCAGCGGTGGGGTGGCGTGCTCTTCAGTGGCCCCAACTAAAAATCCCGAGGTGGCTTGGGGATTTCTAGTCTATCTCCCCACTGAGACAACagatccctgccccacaagGTAATGCCTGACCTGACCACGAAGGGCCTGATGGTGGCTACCTGACCTTTGGGTCCCTCCACGATGATACTATCTTTGCTGTGCATGGAGAGTGCAGCACCTCCAATCCCCAAGATGACTCCATTAGCCGGAGTCAGTTTCCAGTCCCGTGGCCACTCAGAGCGAGGTATAATGGTGACATCAGCTCTGGTGTCTGCCATTCCTGGAAGATACAACTCAGAACCTCTGTTAAGCAGACCACACTCTATCATAGGTTTATCTGGTCCCACAACCTCAACCCAGCATGCTATCGGGTTCTCCGGGATCCAGTCTCTATGATGTGGTAGTAGAAAGAATTGGGCAATAGCCATCCCTTTGTATAAAAACCAAGGGGGCTTACTACATGAAACAGTCACAAAAACTTCATCTTGAGGGCCGACGATTTGGACTTCTGGAGTAACATAAAGTACGTCTGGCCCATAAAGAAGTCCACTTCCTGTAATTAAAATGTCTCTTGGGCCATCTGGGGGCACAACCTTATTTTCCAGGTCCCAGTTACCATCTTTGGCTGCCTGCTTTCTCACCCTAGCCCAGTAATCCTCAGACTCAGCATCGGAATCTGAGAAGTCACTGCTCTCCTCTTCTGAATTGGCGAGACTGTGCCTGGCAGGGGTGCGGGGCTTCTGGCAAGCCGGGGCCCCCTGGTGCGGTGTGGCCGAGATGGCAGCTTTCCAGcatccccccccaccccagcttTGGCAGTGTAGGAACCTGCCGTGGGTTGGGTCCCATGGGCGGGGTCACCGATGGAAGGGGTGAGGACACTGGAGGGAGAGGCAGGGTcggcagctgggaggggactcCTGGTGAAGGGTTGGGGCCCAACACAAACATGCTCATCGACACATGGGAGGGgccagggacagagagggggCCAGGCACGGTGACGTAAGCGGGAGTAGGCGGAGGGGGGGCTGTGCAATTGCAAAATGGCTGCCCCCACAGCCACGGCTGCCACATGGTGTTCTCCATCTTGTGTAactggaggggaggggggaaattaaaaatagaagaagcAGCTGGGATTGTGGTACTGGCCATGCTGCCACCATCTTGGAGCAAGtttgaagtggaaaaaaccaGGAAAGTGAGTACAGGGAGAAGGTTTGGAGAAGAATCTTCCCCAAAGGTAGCTTGGCCAGCGCTATCCTGGGCAGGGAACAAAAGAGACCTGGAGGTGGCAGGGAGTCGGTAGCAGCCCTGGGCCGTCAGGCAGAATCCATCTCCCTGTTTCTCTtgaggcagggcagagggaacagggatgcagggataGGGACGTGGGCAAGGGGTGTTTTTCCAAACAGTTCCCaacatttttaacagctttctAACTAGCTGGTagaacaaataaatttttcccAATGCAAACAGCCAAGGAACAAGCCATTTTAAATTCCCTCTAAAGTGGTTAAGCAACCAAGtaagaaaatgcattaaatcttcccttgaaaaatgaaagttCCTGCAAATAAGGGCTTTTAGAACTTGGGGAAAGGCATCCCATAGGAGACGGTCTATCTCAGCCTccatctccctctcctctcagccctgagacaaaagagaaaaatgaaaaggataaaaagtgACCTGTATCTCACCAGAGGGTCAAATGAACATCTTGGGGGTGGTCCGGTTGACCGCAGACCGGTCTctattaccacaggcctggttcctatggtatatcaccatgtcccgcagccatagggaggaggaggagagatgatccagcaggcaggaactgtgcagcgagattgattgattgaattattttacaaactcttttatagacttttttcttcatagtctaattggacaaaggaccagccaccccttggggtgattggctaaaatcctaaaacatccattgtcaaaatatttttctactataccataaacaagacttttcaaggttgcaggtggcttggttgtttacattccctgctacctcttctgcatgagagaaaagtctctcacggacttagaaaatagcaagaaaatccttgctagcagcatttttgtatctacaggtCTCCTCTTCTCCTAAGGAGATTATCAGTCTCCCTCTCTGAGACCCGTGATAGAACTCAGAGGTTTCTTCCGGGGAAATGGCTGTTCTGAAAAGTGACTTAGGTCCAGCTgcaagaagctgctggagatgctgccGGGGACAGTCCAAGGAAGTCCTAATATCAGGCACCAGATATTAGTAAGCCCCCCGGCTCTGCGGGGTTCCATGTCAGAGCGCGGGGTGTCGCAATCTCCAAACAGCGTCTCCACAGCTAAGCCGCTCGGCAGGATCTGCTGAATACACTCACGCGCGCATGCACAAACGCACGGATAGCTTCAGTAATAAAGTCAATGGCAAGGTGATAGGAAGGGTCCTTGCATAgatttccacagaaagcagtttattgCTACTGCCTGTGAAGGTTTCTTGAGGCAAATGACCCAGAACACGTGAGAACTCAGGCTTAAGTACGGGGATGTGGCTAGCACCAGGAGCCAACcggggaagcagaactggggtagatTACCATAACCAAACATAGCATtctgggagaggcttcttttcctcaccatgaccGTGACAGAACTATCTGGTATTAAGGACTGTCTTATCGAGAATTCTCTCTGTCCCTGTACCACAGGCCAACTGGCCACCACAGATTTGTATCAAGGGTAAACAGAAAGACACCAAAGGAAGTTAATTTAACTATACTCTTAGGCATTAAACTTCTGTAAAAAAGATGTTTAAGAAACAGGCCCGCTAGGCCTTTCACCATCTTGGTAATCCTCCTTTGGACCATTTCTAATAgcattatatttttcttatattgCGGTGCCTACAACTGAATCATTTGTCACTGTGTGTAGCTGAAATATATTTACAAATTGGGTTTTACTGAACAAGCAAACTTCTTATAGATGCTATAGAGACAATATAAATTATCAGGACAAAgatattatttaaatgttttcatgttATTGTAGTATTGAAATAATACATAATATTATAAAACTAATAGGGAGTAGAAAATCTGTGTGTGAATACAGGTTTGTAGtcaaagaaaggaaggaagaaataagtGGGCAGTACTAGGAAAACAAAGGTGGATTATAGGGTGATTTGTGGCAAGACTCTACAACTCATAACGTTATAAAGTAGGTATGGTTATTACAGCACTGGACGCATGAGAGGTAGTCCTCCAAAAACATACATGCTGTTCACGGTattcagcttggtatatatcAGCTTACAAGTTACATATGCATTAGGTTACAcaatacgcctatacatattcgTTATCTAGCCCCGCTTCATATTATAATGAGCTCAAAAGTCATTTCCATATGCCTTGCGCCTGCACAGTGCCTCctggtggtcgtgggcaggggtctTAAGATGAAGTAAATGAGTCTTCCTCAGgactgaacttttcaccttgccCTCTTGTGCATGCTCTCTGAGTTCCTGGTCCAAGTCCAAACCTCAAGGCTGGTTTCAGCTGGTTTCAGGGTCTGAAAGCAGGTATCTTTGGTCACAGTTTCTTCCTCTTATCAATGGTCTTGCATCTTACCCTTATCCTCCCCTAcatccttctctttctgtttggAAGCATAATTAGTATTGAACAAGCAATATACATTGTCTAGCAAGCAGCTGCAAAATTAAGCAATACTAGCAGTACCTACAGTCAGCAATTAACCCTTAAAGCCTAAGCCCCCTATATCAAGGGCTGTTCAGCTTTGTTTTATAATATGAAAAACAGTCCAGGTTGCAGTTAAGACTGCTGAGTGGTTTATAGAAAATCACCTCGATGACTTAAGCAGTTTCCCAAATTATATCACATGACGAGTACCAAGCTGTGATGCTTTTCCTAGATGAGGAAGCGATGGGTTCAGTGCATCTTACATGTTTTTGTACTGTATTTTTGAAAGTCTTTAAGAGTACTCTCCAGTGCAAGGAGAAATACAGAACTCTTGGCTGTCTAATCCATAAAGACTTAATGTGCTCCGTCTGCTCCTATTGTTTAAAACTTGTAAGTTAATATGTatgtattttcattctgtttttgaaaaccattttatttcaaattatatcTGTAGCATTACCAGATCTTTTCAGTCTGTGTGGGACATGGATTTCAACACAGGATATTAAGGAGACACTGGCACacatttttctgggaaaggcCAGAAACTTCTATCTCAGGAATACCTGTTGCACAAGCATAATGACCACTACCTTCTCCAAAGTGAAAGAATGACAAAGTAAATAGGTGTATTACCTCATCCTGCAGCCGTATGGAGGAGGAGAGatatccagcaggcaggaattgtgcagcaagattgatttatttaattattttacaaagtcttttatagacttttttcttgatagtctaattggacaaaggatcagccaccccttgggggtgattggctaatatcctaaaacatccattgtcaaaatattttcctactgtactataaacaaagctcATCAAGGTCGCAGGGGTTCATGGTTTATAAACTCTGcgaatatcttctgtgagagagaaaagtatcccgTGGACTTAGAAAGTAGCAAGAAAATTTCTTGctggcagcatttttgtatccacataGGAGAATATTGATTAGTAACTATTATGGCTAGgagtgattaatttttttaaaaagtggagCTTTTAGGAGGAGAACTGTACAATTGATAATTGTTCAGATCTAAATGCAGTTCTCTGACTGTATCAGAGACCACATGGCTGTTTTCTCTCACAACAAATATGCATGGTGAGAAAGCTTCTAGGGAATAATgttctcagaaatattttcattacacATTTACTATCATCAGTGAAACTAATGGTTGTGAATGAAGATACCATGAAGCTGATTTCCCTCTTGTCCTTTGAATAAGTTGTGTTCCTTCACACTGATTGTTTCTAAGCCATGCTAAGAGCATGCTTTGTATACAGCACACAGCCGGTTTTGTAGTGTGTGAATACATCTTGGTGGCTACTCAAAACCTCTAATTGATGAAGATTATCCTTGGTGATACCAGTTGAACATGTGTCACAGTACACGTGAAGAGTCTTGGAAGGATTTGGCAGTATTATGCCAGAATCCTGTCCAAATGATACAGTTgtaataaaaagggaaaaacaacccAGACAACTGagtagattttaaaatacactgacTCTATAGGTCTTCAAAGGCTCAAACAGTTTCTCAACTTAAACTTAGTGCCCTAAATAGAAATATGCGCTTGTTTTATACTTGTTTG carries:
- the LOC116440999 gene encoding uncharacterized protein LOC116440999 translates to MEAEIDRLLWDAFPQVLKALICRNFHFSREDLMHFLTWLLNHFRGNLKWLVPWLFALGKIYLFYQLVRKLLKMLGTVWKNTPCPRPYPCIPVPSALPQEKQGDGFCLTAQGCYRLPATSRSLLFPAQDSAGQATFGEDSSPNLLPVLTFLVFSTSNLLQDGGSMASTTIPAASSIFNFPPPLQLHKMENTMWQPWLWGQPFCNCTAPPPPTPAYVTVPGPLSVPGPSHVSMSMFVLGPNPSPGVPSQLPTLPLPPVSSPLPSVTPPMGPNPRQVPTLPKLGWGGMLESCHLGHTAPGGPGLPEAPHPCQAQSRQFRRGEQ